From the genome of Fundidesulfovibrio putealis DSM 16056:
CAGGCCGAATTCGCCCAGAAACAGCACGATCATGGCCGTATTGAAGGCCAGCTGGAATTCGCCGTAATGGCTCTGGTCCACGCGGGCCAGATAAATGAAGAAACAGGTGTGCAGGATGTCGCGGATGGTCTGGGCCGAGGCCAGATGCAGGAATTTGCCGATGATGCCGTGCGACGCGGCGCCCGCCTGCGGTATGGTGGCGGGTGTCGTCATGCTGGCCGGCTGATTCTTGGGGTGTTCATGGTGTGAAAGGAAAGGGCGGGCTGTGCGCCCGCCCCCTGGTTACTTCAGTTACTTCTTGCCTTTGCCTTTGGCAGCCTTGCTCTTGCCTGACTTCGTCTTGGCTGCCGGAGCCTTGGCCTCGGCCTTCGGCGCTGCCGCCTTGGGCGCCGGTGCGGCTTCGGGTGCTTGCGCTGCGGGTCCTGCCGCGATGGGCTCGGCCGGTGCGGGCTCAACTGGAGCGGGCTTGGCGGCGGGCGCGACCGGAGCCTTCTTCTCCACCACCTGCACGGAGGCGTCAGCTTTCACCGCCGGGGCGGCTGCCGGAGGCCGCACGGCCACAGGGGCTTCGGGCTTGGGCGTGGGCAGCTTCTCGCCGTTGGCGGCGGGCAGGTTGTCCGTGCCAGAGGCGGCCGGAGCCGGTTCCGGGGCGGGGGTGCCTGCGGCGTTGGCGCAGCATCCGCCGCGAGGCGTGCAGGTGATGTACGCGCCGTACTTCTCCAGTTCGTCCACGCGGCAGCTCCAGACCATGCGTCCCTTGTGCAGGATGGCGTCCGGGCAGCCGTCGCACATGTTCTGGCGACCGTCCTCGAACAGGTCGCAGGGCTGGATGATCATGATGGACTGGATGTGCAGGCACTCCGTCCACTTGTCCGGCTTCTTGAGCCATTCCCAGAAGATCTTGCGCACGCTCTTGTTGAAGGGCGCGAAGGGGAACAGGCCGTGGGCGTTGTTGGTCAGCCAGGGGCGTCCGTAGGCCAGGTAGGTGTCCCAGAACAGGTGGTGCAGCACCTGGACGGCTTCGGCGAATTTGGGGCTCAGGTAGCCCAGGGTGCGGTCCTTGGCGCCCACCTTGAGGGTGAGCAGCCACTTCATGGAGCGTGGGTCCTCGGTGCCGTTCAGGAAGGCGCAGGGCTCGAAATCCGGGTCGATCTCGCGGATCTTGTCCGCGACCTCCTGGGCCACGATGTCCTTGTGCTGCTCCATGTGGTCCAGCTGGTAGACCAGCTCGCCCACGTTTACGGGCTTGCCCCCGGCGTGGCAGTCGAAATTGGCCTGGCGCTTCACGGAGCGGAACAGGATGAAGACCATGGTCTGCACCCGGTCCATATGGTCCTGCGCCCAGCGGGTGAGCATGGGCACGTCGTCCAGGGTGTCGCGGTAGATGGTCGCGTTGAACGCGCAGGCCACCTTGCCCTGGCCGTGCTCGAAGATCATGTTGGCCAGCTTCTCGCGCAGCTCGCACAGCTCGGCTTCGGTCTTGCCGGACCAGCCGGGGCGCTTCTGGTGCGAGTCCACGTGCATGGTGAAGCCCACCAGCCCGGCCTTGGTCAGGTCGCGCACCAGGGAGGGGGTCAGGGCCTGCCCGTTGGAGTTGATGATGGGTTTCCAGCCCTGCGAGGCCACGTAGCGCACCAGCTCCACGATGTGCGGATAGATGAGAGGCTCGCCCCCGGCGATGGAGATGCCGTCGGTGCGGCGCATGGTCCGCACGCTCTCCAGTTCGCGGATGACGTCCTCCAGGGGCCTGT
Proteins encoded in this window:
- a CDS encoding radical SAM protein; this translates as MNPIRPLTPETYYRLPWNLADNAITWLEPTTKCNLYCEGCYRENDPQGHRPLEDVIRELESVRTMRRTDGISIAGGEPLIYPHIVELVRYVASQGWKPIINSNGQALTPSLVRDLTKAGLVGFTMHVDSHQKRPGWSGKTEAELCELREKLANMIFEHGQGKVACAFNATIYRDTLDDVPMLTRWAQDHMDRVQTMVFILFRSVKRQANFDCHAGGKPVNVGELVYQLDHMEQHKDIVAQEVADKIREIDPDFEPCAFLNGTEDPRSMKWLLTLKVGAKDRTLGYLSPKFAEAVQVLHHLFWDTYLAYGRPWLTNNAHGLFPFAPFNKSVRKIFWEWLKKPDKWTECLHIQSIMIIQPCDLFEDGRQNMCDGCPDAILHKGRMVWSCRVDELEKYGAYITCTPRGGCCANAAGTPAPEPAPAASGTDNLPAANGEKLPTPKPEAPVAVRPPAAAPAVKADASVQVVEKKAPVAPAAKPAPVEPAPAEPIAAGPAAQAPEAAPAPKAAAPKAEAKAPAAKTKSGKSKAAKGKGKK